The following are encoded in a window of Panicum virgatum strain AP13 chromosome 5N, P.virgatum_v5, whole genome shotgun sequence genomic DNA:
- the LOC120674616 gene encoding periplasmic beta-glucosidase-like — protein sequence MVPPHDNSGAAGHKSKCRIDDAVRRILRVKFTMGLFENPYADPSLAGELGKQEHRDLAREAVRKSLVLVKNGKPRDKPLLPLPKKAHGSVLVAGSHADDLGSQCGGWTITWQGLTGNNLTAGTAILDGINRAVDPGTDVVYSENPDAGFIQQNKARFDYAIVVVGEPPYAEQFGDNLNLTIPEPGPAIIQNVCGSGIRCVVVLVSGRPLVVEPYIDAMDALVAAWLPGTEGQGVADVLFGDYGFTGKLSRTWFRSVEQLPMNVGDAHYDPLFPFGFGLETAVVILGCLDSRYLIGSFGKLVQF from the exons atggtcccaccACATGATAACTCAGGAgctgcagggcataagagcaaatg CCGGATCGACGACGCCGTCCGCCGGATCCTCCGTGTCAAGTTCACCATGGGCCTCTTCGAGAACCCCTACGCCGACCCTagcctcgccggcgagctcggcaagCAGGAGCACCGCGACCTTGCACGAGAAGCCGTGCGCAAGTCCCTCGTCCTGGTCAAGAACGGCAAGCCCAGGGACAAGCCGCTCCTGCCGTTGCCCAAGAAGGCCCACGGCagcgtcctcgtcgccggcagCCACGCCGACGACCTCGGCAGCCAGTGCGGCGGCTGGACCATCACCTGGCAGGGCCTCACGGGGAACAACCTCACCGCCGGGACCGCCATCCTCGACGGCATCAACCGCGCCGTCGACCCCGGCACTGATGTCGTCTACTCAGAGAACCCTGACGCCGGCTTCATCCAGCAGAACAAGGCCCGGTTCGACTatgccatcgtcgtcgtcggcgagccACCGTACGCCGAGCAGTTCGGCGACAACCTGAACCTGACCATCCCGGAGCCCGGCCCGGCCATCATCCAGAACGTGTGCGGCAGTGGCATCAGGTGCGTCGTGGTGCTCGTCTCCGGGCGGCCGCTGGTGGTGGAGCCGTACATCGACGCCATGGACGCGCTGGTGGCGGCGTGGCTGCCGGGGACGGAGGGGCAGGGCGTCGCCGACGTGCTGTTCGGCGACTACGGGTTCACCGGGAAGCTGTCGCGGACGTGGTTCCGGTCGGTGGAGCAGCTGCCGATGAACGTCGGCGACGCGCACTACGATCCATTGTTCCCGTTTGGGTTCGGGCTCGAGACAGCCGTCGTCATATTAGGGTGTTTGGATTCACGGTATCTCATTGGAAGTTTTGGAAAGTTAgttcaattttga